A genome region from Astyanax mexicanus isolate ESR-SI-001 unplaced genomic scaffold, AstMex3_surface scaffold_45, whole genome shotgun sequence includes the following:
- the LOC125795241 gene encoding uncharacterized protein LOC125795241 — MASSSAASSSAAASAEKASNRTFLLCPMCKKTHWSLPVHLRRSCMKNSSEADIRSVVESAKRAANNLLRTGRVWEYSLITRIMQSPGPVGRMIEELQSRGMAVVGIPTEDPAPVAPAVPAVPAVAQLPVEAPSESGSESSGELYQCPDPTMQGTSVRERMSSLGLYKKHSLDHSLLAKFAKFLQSDLWNKNFKQEVENVARFLYYMDPQQASLQFVRQHEKTREYFLKLSEAGLCKQTVQNYIKSVKRFLKFHVGSTNLCFEDRVLHADCQNYVLFLSNIQTVTSKQVSKETTRKRP, encoded by the exons atggcttcttcttctgctgcttcttcttctgctgctgcttctgctga GAAAGCTAGCAATAGGACCTTCCTCCTGTGTCCTATGTGCAAGAAGACTCATTGGAGCCTTCCAGTTCACCTCAGAAGATCCTGCATGAAGAACTCCTCAGAAGCTGACATTCGGTCTGTGGTGGAATCTGCCAAGAGAGCTGCCAACAATTTGCTTCGTACTGGCCGTGTCTGGGAGTACTCTCTCATCACCAGGATCATGCAGAGCCCTGGCCCTGTTGGCAG GATGATCGAGGAGCTGCAGAGCAGAGGGATGGCTGTGGTTGGCATCCCAACTGAAGACCCGGCTCCTGTTGctcctgctgttccagctgtTCCGGCTGTAGCCCAACTGCCAGTTGAGGCTCCGTCTGAGTCCGGCTCAGAAAGCTCTGGGGAACTCTATCAGTG CCCTGATCCCACGATGCAGGGAACTTCCGTTAGGGAAAGGATGTCAAGTTTGGGCCTCTACAAGAAGCACTCGCTTGACCATTCTCTCCTTGCCAAATTTGCCAAGTTTCTACAGAGTGACTTGTGGAACAAAAACTTCAAACAGGAG GTGGAGAACGTTGCCAGGTTCCTGTACTACATGGACCCCCAGCAGGCCAGTCTCCAGTTTGTCCGTCAGCATGAGAAGACCCGGGAGTATTTCCTCAAGCTCTCAGAGGCCGGACTCTGCAAGCAGACGGTGCAGAATTACATCAAGAGCGTTAAAAG GTTCCTGAAGTTCCACGTGGGCAGCACTAACCTGTGCTTCGAAGACAGAGTCCTGCACGCTGACTGCCAGAACTACGTCTTGTTCCTGAGCAACATCCAGACTGTGACTTCTAAGCAGGTCAGCAAGGAGACGACCAGGAAGAG GCCGTGA
- the LOC125795230 gene encoding N-lysine methyltransferase KMT5A-A-like, giving the protein MVYSDQSDHTPTGSAAYLTDQAAYDKLLAGQYERYCYDRWRSEQFELRVQHVLEHFARRLPSESRVKAWIEKQGWSSNISDAASIVQQWKPSGGIDDVMDSAVLQKFCRTQRWKGLSVAEIEGEGRGVVVTRPFAWGEVVCDYHGKVVSRQEGLVTHAATAEQESGYMFFYNSGQVARCIDAHEEECPCHPGMCTFGRLINHSSKKANLRPRLYSVDGKDVILFIAIRNIKVQEELLFDYGVNRKSFAGEGLD; this is encoded by the exons ATGGTCTA TAGTGACCAGAGCGACCACACCCCCACGGGTTCCGCGGCATACTTGACCGACCAAGCTGCATATGACAAGTTGCTGGCTGGGCAGTACGAACGCTACTGCTATGATCGCTGGCGTAGTGAACAGTTCGAGCTTCGGGTGCAGCATGTTCTAG AGCACTTTGCCCGTAGACTGCCCTCTGAATCCAGAGTCAAGGCCTGGATTGAGAAGCAAGGGTGGTCTTCAAACATTTCAGATGCTGCATCCATCGTACAGCAGTGGAAGCCATCTGGGGGCATTGACGATGTGATGGACAGTGCTGTGCTACAGAAGTTTTGCAGGACGCAGAGGTGGAAGGGACTCTCAGTGGCAGAGATAGAGGGGGAGGGTAGGGGAGTGGTAGTTACAAGGCCTTTTGCCTGGGGGGAAGTCGTGTGTGACTACCACGGTAAAGTGGTGTCTAGACAGGAGGGCTTAGTGACCCATGCAGCAACAGCAGAGCAAGAGAGTGGGTACATGTTCTTTTACAATTCTGGACAGGTAGCCCGTTGTATTGATGCTCACGAGGAAGAGTGTCCGTGCCATCCAGGAATGTGCACATTTGGCCGACTAATTAACCATTCCTCCAAGAAGGCAAATTTACGACCACGGTTGTATAGTGTAGATGGCAAAGACGTAATCCTCTTCATTGCCATACGCAATATTAAAGTTCAAGAGGAGCTCCTGTTTGATTACGGCGTCAACAGGAAGTCTTTTGCTGGGGAGGGGTTAGATTAA